From Carassius auratus strain Wakin chromosome 22, ASM336829v1, whole genome shotgun sequence, a single genomic window includes:
- the LOC113040686 gene encoding ras-related protein Rab-3B-like yields the protein MAKADQRFGQRDGSDQNFDYMFKLLIIGNSSVGKTSFLFRYADDSFSNSFVSTVGIDFKVKTVYRNDKRVKLQIWDTAGQERYRTITTAYYRGAMGFILMYDVTNEESFNAVQDWATQIKTYSWDNAQVILVGNKCDMDEERVVPFEKGKHLADQLGFEYYEASAKENINVRQVFERLVDIICVKMSERVDTDPSMVTGAKTTRLTDKPPQLPQNCC from the exons ATGGCAAAAGCAGATCAACGCTTTGGGCAAAGAGATGGATCTGATCAAAACTTTGACTACATGTTCAAACTCCTGATCATTGGCAACAGCAGTGTAGGAAAGACCAGCTTTTTATTCAGATATGCAGATGACTCTTTTAGCAACTCTTTCGTCAGCACGGTCGGCATCGACTTTAAGGTGAAGACGGTTTACAGGAACGACAAGAGAGTGAAGCTCCAGATATGG GATACAGCAGGACAGGAACGGTATAGAACTATTACTACTGCTTACTATAGAGGAGCCATGGGCTTCATCCTCATGTACGACGTCACAAATGAAGAGTCCTTCAATGCAGTGCAGGACTG GGCAACACAGATTAAGACCTATTCATGGGATAATGCTCAGGTGATATTAGTGGGGAACAAATGTGACATGGATGAAGAGAGGGTGGTGCCTTTTGAGAAGGGGAAACACTTGGCCGACCAGCTAG GGTTTGAGTACTACGAAGCCAGCGCCAAGGAGAACATCAATGTCAGACAAGTGTTTGAGCGTTTGGTTGACATTATCTGCGTGAAGATGTCCGAGAGAGTGGATACGGATCCATCCATGGTCACCGGTGCCAAAACCACCCGGCTAACCGATAAGCCGCCCCAGCTACCTCAGAATTGTTGCTGA